From the genome of Delphinus delphis chromosome 8, mDelDel1.2, whole genome shotgun sequence, one region includes:
- the CATSPERZ gene encoding cation channel sperm-associated auxiliary subunit zeta isoform X2, producing the protein MEEKPFKALAKSSGHRGSGKSSPHDIRNLCTTATQSQPKLNVPLPTVREDSELEGSSVGSTTCWSYNQKAGHDSDGGWEESDDGEDKDSFKPEELDEHALMELEMRRGSSLGGPLEEDDSKTDDEKSSSVSSLNISKHTPHRAYWVEQQSRLPLPLTELMENEALEILTKALRSFLRLFLHLPIGDDSLSVALAPPWLL; encoded by the exons ATGGAGGAAAAGCCTTTCAAA GCGTTGGCCAAGTCTTCGGGCCACCGTGGCTCAGGCAAGTCGAGCCCGCACGACATTCGGAATCTGTGCACCACGGCCACGCAGTCGCAGCCGAAGCTGAATGTACCGCTGCCTACTGTCCGTGAGGACTCGGAACTGGAGGGCAGCAGCGTAGGCAGCACGACTTGCTGGTCTTACAACCAGAAGGCTGGCCACGACTCGGACGGTGGCTGGGAAGAATCGGATGACGGAGAGGACAAGGACAGCTTCAAGCCAGAGGAGCTGGACGAGCACGCCTTGATGGAGCTGGAGATGCGCCGCGGCAGCTCCCTGGGAGGCCCTTTAGAGGAGGACGATTCCAAGACCGACGACG aAAAGTCTTCTTCAGTGTCATCGCTCAATATCTCGAAGCACACACCCCATCGAGCCTACTGGGTGGAGCAGCAGAGCAGG ctgcccctgcccctgaCTGAACTCATGGAGAATGAAGCCCTGGAAATCCTCACCAAAGCCCTCCGGA GTTTTCTAAGGCTATTTCTTCACTTGCCCATTGGGGATGACAGCCTTTCTGTGGCCTTGGCCCCTCCCTGGTTGCTGTGA
- the GPR137 gene encoding integral membrane protein GPR137 isoform X2: MESNLSGLVPAAGLVPALPPAVTLGLTAAYTTLYALLFFSVYAQLWLVLLYGHKRLSYQTVFLALCLLWAALRTTLFSFYFRDTPRANRLGPLPFWLLYCCPVCLQFFTLTLMNLYFAQVVFKAKAKRRPEMSRGLLAVRGAFVGASLLFLLVNVLCAVLSRRRRAQPWALLLVRVLGTSVCQAAAMGGAMVLLYASRACYNLAALALAPRSRLDAFDYDWYNVSDQADLVNDLGNKGYLVFGLILFVWELLPTTLLVGFFRVHRPPQDLSTSRILNGQVFGSRSYFFDRAHCEDEGCSWEHSRGESTSMSGSLGSSSWYGAIGREPGWCGGSQTRTTPLLFSQVLGPGSHHHSLYSTPQT; encoded by the exons ATGGAGAGTAACCTGTCTGGCCTGGTGCCTGCTGCTGGGCTGGTGCCTGCGCTGCCGCCCGCCGTGACCCTGGGGCTGACTGCGGCCTACACCACTCTGTACGCCCTGCTCTTCTTCTCCGTCTATGCCCAGCTCTGGCTGGTGCTCCTGTATGGGCACAAGCGTCTCAGCTATCAGACGGTGTTCCTGGCACTCTGTCTGCTCTGGGCTGCTTTGCGTACCACCCTCTTCTCCTTCTACTTTCGAGATACACCCCGAGCCAACCGTCTGGGGCCACTGCCCTTCTGGCTTCTCTACTGCTGTCCTGTCTGCCTCCAGTTCTTCACACTGACGCTTATGAACCTCTACTTTGCCCAG GTGGTGTTCAAGGCCAAGGCAAAGCGTCGGCCAGAGATGAGCCGAGGCTT GCTGGCTGTCCGAGGGGCCTTCGTGGGGGCCTCGCTGCTCTTTCTGCTGGTGAATGTGCTGTGTGCAGTGCTGTCCCGCCGGCGCCGGGCACAGCCCTGGGCCCTCCTGCTGGTGCGTGTCCTG GGGACCAGCGTGTGCCAGGCAGCTGCGATGGGTGGCGCCATGGTTCTGCTCTATGCCAGCCGGGCCTGCTACAACCTGGCGGCCCTGGCCTTGGCCCCCCGGAGCCGGCTGGACGCCTTCGATTATGACTGGTACAACGTCTCTGATCAG gCGGACCTGGTGAACGACCTGGGGAACAAAGGCTACCTGGTGTTTGGCCTCATCCTCTTTGTGTGGGAGCTGCTGCCCACCACCCTGCTGGTGGGCTTCTTCCGGGTGCACCGGCCCCCGCAGGACCTG AGCACCAGCCGCATCCTCAACGGGCAGGTCTTTGGCTCCCGTTCCTACTTCTTCGACCGGGCACACTGCGAGGATGAGGGCTGCTCTTGGGAGCACAGCCGGGGTGAGAGCACCAG CATGTCAGGCAGCCTAGGCTCCAGCAGCTGGTACGGTGCCATCGGGCGGGAGCCAGGCTGGTGCGGGGGCAGCCAGACGCGGACCACTCCTCTGCTCTTCTCCCAGGTTCTGGGACCAGGCAGCCACCATCACAGTCTCTACTCTACCCCACAGACGTGA
- the GPR137 gene encoding integral membrane protein GPR137 isoform X1 encodes MESNLSGLVPAAGLVPALPPAVTLGLTAAYTTLYALLFFSVYAQLWLVLLYGHKRLSYQTVFLALCLLWAALRTTLFSFYFRDTPRANRLGPLPFWLLYCCPVCLQFFTLTLMNLYFAQVVFKAKAKRRPEMSRGLLAVRGAFVGASLLFLLVNVLCAVLSRRRRAQPWALLLVRVLVSDSLFVICALSLAACLCLVARRAPSTSIYLEAKGTSVCQAAAMGGAMVLLYASRACYNLAALALAPRSRLDAFDYDWYNVSDQADLVNDLGNKGYLVFGLILFVWELLPTTLLVGFFRVHRPPQDLSTSRILNGQVFGSRSYFFDRAHCEDEGCSWEHSRGESTSMSGSLGSSSWYGAIGREPGWCGGSQTRTTPLLFSQVLGPGSHHHSLYSTPQT; translated from the exons ATGGAGAGTAACCTGTCTGGCCTGGTGCCTGCTGCTGGGCTGGTGCCTGCGCTGCCGCCCGCCGTGACCCTGGGGCTGACTGCGGCCTACACCACTCTGTACGCCCTGCTCTTCTTCTCCGTCTATGCCCAGCTCTGGCTGGTGCTCCTGTATGGGCACAAGCGTCTCAGCTATCAGACGGTGTTCCTGGCACTCTGTCTGCTCTGGGCTGCTTTGCGTACCACCCTCTTCTCCTTCTACTTTCGAGATACACCCCGAGCCAACCGTCTGGGGCCACTGCCCTTCTGGCTTCTCTACTGCTGTCCTGTCTGCCTCCAGTTCTTCACACTGACGCTTATGAACCTCTACTTTGCCCAG GTGGTGTTCAAGGCCAAGGCAAAGCGTCGGCCAGAGATGAGCCGAGGCTT GCTGGCTGTCCGAGGGGCCTTCGTGGGGGCCTCGCTGCTCTTTCTGCTGGTGAATGTGCTGTGTGCAGTGCTGTCCCGCCGGCGCCGGGCACAGCCCTGGGCCCTCCTGCTGGTGCGTGTCCTGGTGAGCGACTCCCTGTTTGTTATCTGCGCACTCTCTCTTGCCGCCTGCCTCTGCCTTGTCGCCCGGCGGGCTCCCTCCACCAGCATCTACCTGGAGGCCAAG GGGACCAGCGTGTGCCAGGCAGCTGCGATGGGTGGCGCCATGGTTCTGCTCTATGCCAGCCGGGCCTGCTACAACCTGGCGGCCCTGGCCTTGGCCCCCCGGAGCCGGCTGGACGCCTTCGATTATGACTGGTACAACGTCTCTGATCAG gCGGACCTGGTGAACGACCTGGGGAACAAAGGCTACCTGGTGTTTGGCCTCATCCTCTTTGTGTGGGAGCTGCTGCCCACCACCCTGCTGGTGGGCTTCTTCCGGGTGCACCGGCCCCCGCAGGACCTG AGCACCAGCCGCATCCTCAACGGGCAGGTCTTTGGCTCCCGTTCCTACTTCTTCGACCGGGCACACTGCGAGGATGAGGGCTGCTCTTGGGAGCACAGCCGGGGTGAGAGCACCAG CATGTCAGGCAGCCTAGGCTCCAGCAGCTGGTACGGTGCCATCGGGCGGGAGCCAGGCTGGTGCGGGGGCAGCCAGACGCGGACCACTCCTCTGCTCTTCTCCCAGGTTCTGGGACCAGGCAGCCACCATCACAGTCTCTACTCTACCCCACAGACGTGA
- the CATSPERZ gene encoding cation channel sperm-associated auxiliary subunit zeta isoform X1, with protein sequence MEEKPFKALAKSSGHRGSGKSSPHDIRNLCTTATQSQPKLNVPLPTVREDSELEGSSVGSTTCWSYNQKAGHDSDGGWEESDDGEDKDSFKPEELDEHALMELEMRRGSSLGGPLEEDDSKTDDEKSSSVSSLNISKHTPHRAYWVEQQSRLPLPLTELMENEALEILTKALRSYRSEIGRDHFLTKQLQRYIEGLKRRRNKRLQVMVI encoded by the exons ATGGAGGAAAAGCCTTTCAAA GCGTTGGCCAAGTCTTCGGGCCACCGTGGCTCAGGCAAGTCGAGCCCGCACGACATTCGGAATCTGTGCACCACGGCCACGCAGTCGCAGCCGAAGCTGAATGTACCGCTGCCTACTGTCCGTGAGGACTCGGAACTGGAGGGCAGCAGCGTAGGCAGCACGACTTGCTGGTCTTACAACCAGAAGGCTGGCCACGACTCGGACGGTGGCTGGGAAGAATCGGATGACGGAGAGGACAAGGACAGCTTCAAGCCAGAGGAGCTGGACGAGCACGCCTTGATGGAGCTGGAGATGCGCCGCGGCAGCTCCCTGGGAGGCCCTTTAGAGGAGGACGATTCCAAGACCGACGACG aAAAGTCTTCTTCAGTGTCATCGCTCAATATCTCGAAGCACACACCCCATCGAGCCTACTGGGTGGAGCAGCAGAGCAGG ctgcccctgcccctgaCTGAACTCATGGAGAATGAAGCCCTGGAAATCCTCACCAAAGCCCTCCGGA GTTACCGATCGGAGATCGGCCGGGACCACTTCCTGACCAAGCAGCTGCAGCGATACATCGAGGGGCTCAAGAGGCGCCGGAACAAGAGGCTGCAAGTCATGGTGATCTGA
- the KCNK4 gene encoding potassium channel subfamily K member 4, whose amino-acid sequence MTAAPQEPPARPPQTGRGIGRASGRAMRSTTLLALLAVVLLYLVSGALVFQALEQPHEQQAQRELGEVREKFLRAHPCVSDQDLGLFIKEVADALGGGANPDTNSTRNSNHSAWDLGSAFFFSGTIITTIGYGNAALRTDAGRLFCIFYALVGIPLFGILLAGVGDRLGSSLRRGIGHIEAIFLKWQVPPELVRILSAVLFLLIGCLLFVLTPTFVFCYVEGWSKLEAIYFVVVTLTTVGFGDYVAGASPNQNSAAYQPLVWFWILLGLAYFASVLTTIGNWLRVVSRRTRAEMGGLTAQAASWTGTVTARVTQRVGPTAPPPPEKERPPLLPPPCPAQPASRPLSPAAPEKTEPPSPPTPPTPPTASALDYPSENLAFIDESSDTQSERGCALPRAPRGSRRPLNTPRKPARPRGPGRPRDKGVPA is encoded by the exons A TGACTGCAGCTCCCCAGGAGCCCCCTGCCCGGCCTCCCCAGACGGGCCGTGGAATTGGCCGGGCCTCTGGGCGCGCCATGCGCAGCACCACGCTACTGGCACTGTTGGCTGTGGTCCTGCTCTACTTGGTGTCCGGTGCCCTGGTGTTCCAGGCCCTGGAACAGCCCCATGAGCAGCAGGCCCAAAGGGAGCTGGGGGAGGTCCGAGAGAAGTTCCTGAGGGCCCATCCATGTGTGAGCGACCAGGACCTGGGGCTCTTCATCAAG GAGGTGGCTGATGCCCTGGGAGGGGGTGCAAACCCTGACACCAACTCAACCAGGAACAGCAACCACTCAGCCTGGGACCTGGGCAGCGCCTTCTTTTTCTCAggcaccatcatcaccaccatcg GCTATGGCAACGCGGCCCTGCGCACAGATGCTGGCCGCCTCTTCTGCATCTTTTATGCACTGGTGGGGATCCCGCTGTTCGGGATACTGCTGGCAGGGGTCGGGGACCGGCTGGGCTCCTCCCTACGCCGCGGCATTGGTCACATCGAAGCCATCTTCCTG AAGTGGCAGGTGCCACCAGAACTGGTGCGAATTCTATCGGCGGTGCTCTTTCTGCTGATCGGCTGCCTGCTCTTCGTTCTCACGCCCACGTTCGTTTTCTGCTATGTGGAGGGCTGGAGCAAGCTGGAGGCCATCTACTTCGTCGTGGTGACGCTCACCACGGTGGGCTTCGGGGACTATGTGGCCG GAGCCAGCCCCAACCAGAACTCTGCAGCCTACCAGCCGCTGGTGTGGTTCTGGATCCTACTCGGCCTGGCCTACTTCGCTTCAGTGCTCACCACCATCGGGAACTGGCTGCGAGTAGTGTCCCGCCGCACTCGGGCAGAG ATGGGCGGCCTCACGGCGCAGGCTGCCAGCTGGACCGGCACGGTGACCGCGCGGGTGACCCAGCGAGTCGGGCCCACGGCACCACCGCCGCCGGAGAAGGAGCGGCCACCCCTGCTTCCGCCGCCGTGCCCAGCGCAGCCCGCCAGCAGACCCCTATCCCCTGCGGCCCCGGAGAAGACCGAGCCACCCTCTCCGCCCACGCCGCCCACCCCGCCCACGGCCTCCGCGCTGGACTACCCCAGCGAGAATCTGGCCTTCATCGACGAGTCCTCGGACACGCAGAGCGAGCGCGGCTGCGCACTGCCCCGCGCTCCACGGGGCAGCCGCCGCCCCCTCAACACCCCCAGGAAGCCCGCGCGGCCCCGCGGCCCGGGGCGCCCCCGGGACAAAGGCGTGCCCGCGTAG